The Podospora pseudoanserina strain CBS 124.78 chromosome 7 map unlocalized CBS124.78p_7, whole genome shotgun sequence region tttccagtctctttttttcttctccttcttgttcgACAGCACTTTAACGGGTTTTGATTCGCTTCAGTCGTTGATTGTTCAACATGAGCGACCCCAACGCCAacgaggcggagaagaacgTGAGCACATCTACCTCTCTCCTTCCTTACCTTGCCCAACCCTGTCTCTCGGCCGATTCCGTTGGGGCGCGCCattttttgcttctttggGTCTGGTTTACTGATGCCGTATCATGATGAATAGATTGAGATAtggaaggtgaagaagttgaTTAAGCGCCTGGAGGCCGCTCGCGGCAATGGCACCAGCATGATCTCCCTCATTATTCGTACGTGCTCACTGCTCTCTCTTCGCACATTCCCGTGTGCCCAGCCGGGCCTGGTGTGGCTGCCCGCCCGCCGATGCCTTAACCGAACTCAATGCCACCAAGCAACATGTGACTGACTTTCTTGATAGCACCCAAGGATCAGATTTCCCGTGCGGCCAAGATGTTGGCTGAAGAATACGTATGTCTTTTTCTGACCCTCCCTcgcaccttgatggcctcaGGGGAAAGTTAACGCGTGGTGTCACAGGGTACCGCCTCCAACATCAAGTCCCGTGTCAATCGTCAGTCTGTCTTGTCGGCCATTACCTCGACCCAGCAGCGTCTCAAGCTGTACAACAAGGTCCCTCCCAATGGCCTCGTCGTCTACTGCGGTGAAATCTTGACCTCGGAAGGCAAGGAACGTAAGGTCAATATCGATTTCGAGCCCTTCAAGCCCATCAACACTTCGCTCTACCTCTGTGACAACAAGTTCCATACCGAGGCGCTTGCTGAGCTTCTCGAGTCTGATCAGAAGTTCGGTTTCATTGTCATGGACGGTAACGGAGCTCTGTTCGGCACCCTGAGTGGAAACACCCGTGACATTGTTCACAAGTTCTCGGTTGATCTTCCCAAGAAGCACGGTCGTGGTGGTCAATCCGCTCTGCGTTTCGCCCGTCTCAGAGAGGAAAAGCGTCACAACTACGTGCGCAAGGTTGCCGAGTTGGCCGTCCAGaacttcatcaccaacgacaagGTCAACGTTATGGGTATCGTGCTTGCTGGTTCTGCCGATTTCAAGAACGATCTCAACGCCTCCGACATGTTCGATCAGCGTCTTGCCACCAAGGTCatcaaggttgttgatgtgtcTTATGGTGGTGAGAACGGGTTCAACCAGGCCATCGAGTTGGCTTCTGAGACCCTCGGCAACGTCAAGTTCAttcaggagaagaagctcatcgGCAAGTACTTTGAGGAAATCAGCCAGGATACCGGCCGTATCTGCTACGGTGTTGAGGATACCCTCAAGGCTTTGGAGCTCGGTGCTGTCGAGACTTTGATTGTCTTTGAGAACCTCGAGGTTACACGCTGGGTCCTCAAGGACAGCAATGGTGCCGAGATTATCATTCATTCTACTAAGCAGCAGGATGCGGCTAACCGGGACCGGTTCATGGACAAGGAGACTGGCCAGGAGATGGAAGTTGTCTCCCAGGAGTCTTTCCTCGAGTGGATCGCCGAGCACTACAAGGATTTTGGTACCACTCTCGAGTTTGTTTCGGACAGGTCGACTGAGGGCAACCAGTTCGTCAAGGGCTTTGGCGGTATCGGTGGTATCCTCCGGTACAAGGTCAACTTTGAGCAGTTGAACGAAgtggatgacgatgatgagtaCTACGACGATTGACAGTTTGATTCCCTCGTTGATAGCGAGGGACCCGGAACTGAAGCCATCACGTCCGAGCCGGAGACACTGCATGCCGACCAGCCGCAAGCCAAGCCACGGAGCCAGGGGAAGTTGCCGCCTGCTCAGCGGCGGCTGATGAAGGGCTTTACGGCGAGCCCAGGGTCGACTGAGGTGTCGCGTCCTAGCCCGCTTCGCTCTGTAATGACGGCTTCTTAAGTTACCACTTTGCATAGGGTGGGGGTGTGTTGTCGAGGGGCTTGGTTTTTGGACACTCCTTTGTGGGGAGGTGTGCAGGACAGCTCTCGAgacaccatccatcatcatcaagttTGCTTCCGAGgcctttttatttttgtaAACTGCCTCCAGGAAGAATCGAGAGGAACGAGAAGTCGGACAAGTTCGTCAAAAGGTATCACTTCGTTACAGGGCACGTCAGGTCAAGGAGGAATGGTTCGGGGAAACCTTGGGGGCACGAGGCTGGACCGGATTTGAGATTTCGTTTCTGATGTTTCAATTCCGGGCCACGCGGGGTGTCTATTCGGTCTTTACTACTGTCGATTCGCGGGAGGAAAGCAGGGCTTAGATATGTAGCTAGTTTGCGGGACCCAACACTCTTTTGTCACTTGATTTTGTTTCTTTTATTGTGTATGATGACGCTTCTGTTGTGTATGAGTATGATGTTATGATGTATGAGTGAAAGTG contains the following coding sequences:
- the ERF1 gene encoding translation termination factor eRF1 (BUSCO:EOG09262CDO; EggNog:ENOG503NU1U; COG:J); protein product: MSDPNANEAEKNIEIWKVKKLIKRLEAARGNGTSMISLIIPPKDQISRAAKMLAEEYGTASNIKSRVNRQSVLSAITSTQQRLKLYNKVPPNGLVVYCGEILTSEGKERKVNIDFEPFKPINTSLYLCDNKFHTEALAELLESDQKFGFIVMDGNGALFGTLSGNTRDIVHKFSVDLPKKHGRGGQSALRFARLREEKRHNYVRKVAELAVQNFITNDKVNVMGIVLAGSADFKNDLNASDMFDQRLATKVIKVVDVSYGGENGFNQAIELASETLGNVKFIQEKKLIGKYFEEISQDTGRICYGVEDTLKALELGAVETLIVFENLEVTRWVLKDSNGAEIIIHSTKQQDAANRDRFMDKETGQEMEVVSQESFLEWIAEHYKDFGTTLEFVSDRSTEGNQFVKGFGGIGGILRYKVNFEQLNEVDDDDEYYDD